One Ostrea edulis chromosome 6, xbOstEdul1.1, whole genome shotgun sequence genomic window, CCGCAATGGGGCCCGTGAGATCATCGACCGAGTGCGGCAAGAGTATGAAGGGAGGGGCCGCCGCCGCACTGCTCGGATGTCTACGGCTACAAGACCACGACGACGGGCCCCACAGCCACCATCACCACCCCCACCTTACTCCCCGGCGACACCTGCATCACCACCACCAGCGATCCCATCGGCACCGGAGGAATACAGCCCGGTGCCGATGAACGAGTCGCCAGCGTCACCGGTGGAGTATTCACCGAGGTCACCGTCCCCGGCACCACCTCCAAGCCCGGCCCAGAGTCCGTCGCTGTTGGTCCCAGACACGCCGCCACCATCACCACCAAGACCAGCAGCCCCGGCAAGACCCCCACCACCTACCATCCGGTCTGCAGGGAGGACTCCGCCATCGAGACCAGCCCACGCACCTGTGGCAAGTCATCCCCCGAGGAACCACCCTATGACTGTCCCTGGCTGGGCAGATAGGGCGGTTCCTATCTGGTTTAAATGCCCTGTCTGCTGGCAAGACAGGGTACACTCCGGTATTACGTGTGGGGGATGTGGGCAGCGCCCACCTTG contains:
- the LOC130047201 gene encoding uncharacterized protein LOC130047201 — translated: MAARREPIYNFQTLPGFRYRLVVVAEERVGENWVVRSQNDLSTFSPFDRNGAREIIDRVRQEYEGRGRRRTARMSTATRPRRRAPQPPSPPPPYSPATPASPPPAIPSAPEEYSPVPMNESPASPVEYSPRSPSPAPPPSPAQSPSLLVPDTPPPSPPRPAAPARPPPPTIRSAGRTPPSRPAHAPVASHPPRNHPMTVPGWADRAVPIWFKCPVCWQDRVHSGITCGGCGQRPPCCMCVERIEERRQTRGRCPLCRFTRARH